A stretch of Myxococcus hansupus DNA encodes these proteins:
- a CDS encoding GlsB/YeaQ/YmgE family stress response membrane protein, whose translation MKPSRALSTGLALLLFWSQGVAWAQTPTPSEPAQAPATELTPPPLVPAPGGLDAPTRHGIAEDSATPREDTEGANAPHEQAPAAQVYTRPADPVPRITVEFASGVAGGLAAGTAGLVLGFLLGSATVGCDECAIVAAVGGSSGVLLGIPAGTYLGGRMMGGKGSFLGTLGGSLVGWGAFALGTAVVGDRDINPGIAVVMLMLPIAGAVTGYELSSQRNILKESQREASSQVRLVPVAGMTSHGARLGLMGSF comes from the coding sequence GTGAAGCCTTCGCGAGCGCTCTCCACCGGGTTGGCCCTCCTGCTCTTCTGGAGCCAGGGGGTGGCTTGGGCACAGACGCCCACCCCCAGCGAACCGGCACAGGCGCCCGCCACCGAGCTGACGCCCCCGCCGCTGGTTCCGGCCCCCGGAGGACTCGACGCCCCGACTCGGCACGGCATCGCCGAGGACAGCGCCACGCCGCGCGAGGACACGGAGGGCGCCAACGCCCCCCACGAACAGGCTCCCGCCGCGCAGGTCTACACGCGACCCGCGGACCCCGTTCCACGCATCACGGTGGAGTTCGCCTCCGGTGTGGCCGGTGGGCTCGCCGCGGGCACCGCGGGACTGGTGTTGGGTTTCCTCCTGGGCTCGGCCACCGTGGGATGTGATGAGTGCGCCATCGTCGCGGCCGTGGGCGGCAGCAGCGGTGTCCTCCTGGGAATCCCCGCTGGGACATACCTGGGCGGCAGGATGATGGGCGGCAAGGGGAGCTTCCTCGGAACCCTCGGTGGCAGCCTCGTCGGGTGGGGCGCCTTCGCCCTGGGCACCGCCGTGGTGGGCGACAGGGACATCAACCCCGGTATCGCCGTGGTCATGCTGATGCTCCCCATCGCCGGCGCCGTCACGGGTTACGAACTGTCTTCGCAGCGCAACATCCTGAAGGAGAGCCAACGCGAGGCCTCCAGCCAGGTCCGGTTGGTGCCCGTCGCGGGCATGACGTCACACGGAGCTCGCCTGGGACTGATGGGCAGCTTCTGA
- a CDS encoding cytochrome c/FTR1 family iron permease: protein MNRAASFLMCLLLALPFSSRADDGASDERTWHRLIGILQYLEADYPLAIESQSEFELEEQKSFAAEAVDAARGLGPAAAAFLPRVQDIQARVDKSEDAEGVSRDCGELVENLVVAGGLARSPRRPPDLELGKTLFATNCAACHGADGSANVAIAATMEPAPANFQDAELMNGLTPYKAFNTTSFGVPGTAMPAYPTLSEDERWALAFYAFTMRLPECEGTPPRVSLERLANATDADLVKEFGEQNLACLRRKMLEADEERSLLAARENVQQAMKLGAAGDIAGAKAALLDGYLNGVEPVEPKLSARDASLTLRIEQGFLKARMAAERGSPHLQDEGRELLAMLDQARRDSGNTSSLLATAWLTLLILLREGFEATIIVAALLAALRKMKATEHARVVHIGWMSALVVGALAYLLGRHLLAGAEREWLEGIAALVAVAMLIYAALWLNARSNISQFMGELREKMQGALGRGSMAGLFLIAFTAVLRESFETAIFLQGLALDSPEGVAWGCLAGALALTAMVLFVNRLGYRLPMKTLFNASTVILVATAVMVLGKGLHSLQEVGALPLAPLPFPFILVDMLGIYPDALSLVPQLLLGGIPLAWVLLRRKGRAQPVSEASAG, encoded by the coding sequence ATGAACCGCGCTGCCTCCTTCCTCATGTGCCTGCTGCTCGCCCTGCCTTTCTCGTCCCGGGCGGACGACGGTGCATCGGACGAGCGCACGTGGCACCGGCTCATCGGCATCCTCCAGTACCTGGAGGCGGACTATCCGCTCGCCATCGAGTCGCAGTCCGAGTTCGAGTTGGAGGAGCAGAAGAGCTTCGCCGCGGAGGCGGTGGACGCGGCGCGAGGACTGGGGCCCGCGGCGGCGGCCTTCCTGCCACGCGTGCAGGACATCCAGGCCCGCGTGGACAAGAGCGAGGACGCCGAGGGCGTCAGCCGCGACTGCGGCGAGCTGGTGGAGAACCTGGTGGTGGCCGGTGGACTGGCCCGCAGCCCCCGCCGCCCGCCGGACCTGGAGCTGGGCAAGACGCTCTTCGCCACCAACTGCGCCGCGTGCCATGGCGCCGACGGCAGCGCGAACGTGGCCATCGCCGCCACCATGGAGCCGGCCCCGGCGAACTTCCAGGACGCGGAGCTGATGAACGGCCTCACGCCGTACAAGGCCTTCAACACCACCAGCTTCGGCGTGCCGGGCACCGCGATGCCCGCCTACCCCACCCTGTCCGAGGACGAGCGCTGGGCGCTGGCCTTCTACGCCTTCACGATGCGCCTGCCCGAGTGCGAAGGCACCCCGCCGCGCGTGTCGCTGGAGCGGCTGGCCAACGCCACCGACGCGGACCTCGTGAAGGAGTTCGGGGAGCAGAACCTCGCCTGCCTGCGCCGGAAGATGCTGGAAGCCGATGAGGAGCGCTCGCTGCTCGCCGCCCGGGAGAACGTGCAGCAGGCCATGAAGCTGGGCGCCGCCGGTGACATCGCGGGCGCGAAGGCGGCCCTGCTGGACGGCTACCTCAACGGCGTGGAGCCCGTGGAGCCCAAGCTCAGCGCGCGCGACGCCTCGCTGACGCTGCGCATCGAGCAGGGCTTCCTCAAGGCCCGCATGGCCGCCGAGCGCGGCAGCCCGCACCTCCAGGACGAAGGCCGCGAGCTGCTGGCCATGCTGGACCAGGCTCGGCGCGACTCCGGCAACACCTCGAGCCTGCTGGCCACGGCATGGCTGACGCTGCTCATCCTGCTGCGCGAGGGCTTCGAGGCCACCATCATCGTCGCCGCGCTGCTGGCCGCGCTGCGGAAGATGAAGGCCACCGAGCACGCGCGGGTGGTGCACATCGGATGGATGTCCGCGCTGGTGGTGGGCGCGCTGGCCTACCTCCTGGGCCGGCACCTGCTGGCCGGCGCCGAGCGGGAGTGGCTGGAGGGCATCGCCGCGCTCGTGGCGGTGGCCATGCTCATCTACGCGGCGCTGTGGCTCAACGCGCGCTCCAACATCAGCCAGTTCATGGGTGAGCTGCGCGAGAAGATGCAGGGCGCCCTGGGCCGCGGCAGCATGGCGGGCCTCTTCCTCATCGCCTTCACCGCGGTGCTGCGCGAGAGCTTCGAGACGGCCATCTTCCTCCAGGGCCTCGCGCTGGACTCGCCCGAGGGCGTGGCCTGGGGCTGCCTGGCGGGCGCCCTGGCCCTCACGGCCATGGTCCTCTTCGTCAACCGGCTGGGTTACCGGCTGCCCATGAAGACGCTCTTCAACGCGTCCACCGTCATCCTCGTCGCCACCGCGGTGATGGTGCTGGGCAAGGGGCTCCACTCGTTGCAGGAGGTCGGCGCCCTCCCGCTGGCCCCGCTGCCCTTCCCCTTCATCCTGGTGGACATGCTGGGCATCTATCCGGACGCCCTCTCGCTCGTTCCCCAGCTCCTGCTGGGTGGCATTCCGCTGGCCTGGGTCCTGCTGCGCCGCAAGGGCCGTGCCCAGCCGGTGTCCGAAGCCTCCGCCGGTTGA